The Nocardioides sp. cx-173 genome segment GCTCACGTACACCTGGAGGTTGTTGGCGGTGGCGCTCATGTCGAAGCCCCAGATCGCCTCGAACAGCATGTCGCGGGTCAAGACCCGGGTCGCGTTGCCCATGAGGACCTGCAGGAGGGAGAACTCGGTCCGGGTGAGGCGCAGCTGTCGCTCGCCCCGCCACGCCTCGAACCTGTCGGGATCGAGCCGGACGTCGGCGAACGACAGGATCTGCGCCTCCTCGTCCGCCGGCGTGCGCCGGCGCAGCAGGGCTCGCACTCGGGCCAGCAGCTCCTCGGTGGCGAACGGCTTGGGCAGGTAGTCGTCGGCGCCCGCGTCGAGCCCCGCGACCCGGTCGGAGACCTGGTCACGGGCGGTCAGCATCAGCACCGGCAGATCCCGATCCGCGGCCCGCAACCGCCGGCAGGTCTCCAACCCGCCCAGGCGGGGCATCATCACGTCGAGGATCAGCAGATCCAGCGTGTCACCGCCGGCCCCACCGACGCCCTCGAGCACGGCGAGGCCGTTGGCGACGGTGCTGGTGTCGTAACCCTCCACCTGGAGCACCCGCTCCAGCGACTCCCGGATGGCCGCGTCATCATCGGCGATCATGATCCGCACGCCGGCCCGCCCCCCTCCAGTCGCTGCTGTGCCGCTCATTGTCCTCGATCATGAGGCCAGGATCGGCGCGCACGGGCGCATTTCAGCCGACGCCTCTCAGGGCTCGCGGGGAGAGACCGTCATGATGCCGATGCACATCTCGTCGCCGGTGCCGTCGCCCCACACCACATACCGCGGCGGCAGCTTGCTCAGCTGCCCCACCTGCTTGCGCAGCCCCACGTCGTGCGTGCACGTCACCCGCAGAATGTCCCCCGGATCGACCTCCACCGGCTCCGGCAGCTTCGCCATCCGCTGGTTGTCGAAGTCGAACTGCGGCACGTCCAGCAGGACCTTGGCGTCCGGCGTGCCCGGGTTGAGCTCGACCTTCAGGGACCGCCCGAGCATGTGCATGTGACCGAACCCGGCGAACACCGTCACCGGCTCCTCCACCTCGTGGTCGCAGGTCTGGGTGTCGCCGGGCAACGGCTCGCCGCCCTCGTTGCACTCCTCCACCTGCTCGTCCGCGAACTCGCCGACCTCCGGCCCGAACCGCTTCGTCACGTCCGCGATCGAGGCCGTCCGGTCGCAGAGCGGGCCCGACTCGTCGGCGGCACAGGGCAGGTCGGTCGGCGCGTCGAGCGACCAGGTCTCGAGCTCCCGGGTCTGCGGCGTGCCGTCCGTCAGCCGCAGCCGCACCCCCGAGCGGTCCGACCCGCCCGGCTCGCCGTCGGTCGCGAGCAGGTTGTAGTGCATCTGGAAGACGATCAGGCTGCCCGGCTCCAGCTTGTAGCCGGCGTCCTGGTCGAGCAGCGTCTCCGCGGCGCCCGGCGCCCATGTGTCCACCCACGCCGCGCCAGGGTCGGAGCCCTCGTCGTCGTCCTCCACATCGGCGCCCTCCACTCCGGTCCCGCCGAAGCACCGCCAGCCGAGGCCGGGAGTCTTCGCGTCCTGCTCGCGCACCGCGGCGGCGTCGCCCGGCGGCACCGCGTAGACGATGCCGTGGTGCGCGATGGCGAGGTTCTCCGGCATGACCTGGGTCCCGGTGAGGAACGCCACCTCGGTCAGGTCCGGATCGAGCACCTGGCACCGGTACTCGTCGATAGCGCCCTCCGGCGGCGCGGGCGTGTAGGCCTCGGCCATCTTCAGCTCGACGAACCGCTCGCCGGCGCGCAGCGGCTGCGGTGGAGCCGGCGCCTCGCCCCCGTGCGCGCTGTGCGAGCCGGGCGGCGCGGCGGGCTGGACGGGCTGGGCACTGTTGTCGCCGTCCGAGCTGCAGGCGGCGACAGCGAACACCGTCGCCAGCGCCATCGCGGCCGCCCCGAGCTTCCGCCGTAAGTCGGACCTCACTGCGTTGATTGCCATTACTAGCCTCCTGCATACGAGTTGCATCGCTTGTCTGAGGCCTCCTTCGTACCGAGCGAAACTTAGACACCTGTTAGAGCGATACTCAGGCCGGTTGACCGAATCAGGTGCCCAGCGCACGTACAGTCGGGACGACGGGACTGACGCGTCACAGGCGCACGGGAGGACACGAGGTCACGTGCACATGATTCAGAGCCCGCAGGCGATTCAGGTGCTCCGCGACGGCATCACGCTCGACGCGACGGTGGCCTGGCGCCAAGAACGGGAGTCCTGGGCGTGGGTGGTCGAGATCGGCTGCACCGACTTCGATCTGGTCGAAGCGCAGGCGCACGACGCGTTCGAGGCGCTCTGCCTCGCACGGGAGCAGCTCGAGCCACGCGGGTGGCGCATCGGGGTCGCCGGCGCCCAGGCGGATGTCTGGCCCAGTGGCATGGCCCGCGAGCAAGGCGGCGGGCTGCGCGCCTATCGGATGAGCGGAGATCGGGTCGGCGACCTCGTCGACGTCTTCGAGCCCGTGGACCCGGCCACGGTGACCACGGTCGCCGAGCAGCGCGCCGAGACCGAGCGCCGGTACGACGAGATCCGGCGCAGCGCCCAGAACAGGTGACACGACGCGGGAGACCCGACCGCGATCGCCCCACTTCGCCCCGGCGGGCGGACGCGATGATCAGACTCGAGAGGAACCGTGATGGCAGCCGACGTCGCAGCCGATCTCATCCGCGCTCTCATCGACACGATGGGGGCCCCCGGCGTCGATGGGGACGGCTGGGAGTCGCTGGCGATCATCTTGGAGTTCCCGGGCGGGGAGTTCAACGAGGCGCACGGTTACCTCTACCGGCCTGACGGCGTGGTGGCGGCCATGGCGTCAGACCCTTCGGCCGTCGGGCCCGCGGTGACGGCGTACACCGACAGCCACTACCGGTTGGGCGAGGTACTGCCGCGCAAGATCCTGGTGCAGTTCGACCGGACCACCGGCAGGTACGACATCGCCTTCGAGGAGGCCGACGAGGCGCGGTGGAAGGTGACCCCGCGGAACTTCAGAGAGCTCCGGGAGGAGCTGCGTCCGAAGTTCAACTGACGCGACCGAGCGGCGAGGGCACCCGTCAGTGACGTGGCTGCAGCGCTGCGTTCGGGAGGACCGGCGCAGGCAGGGGGTCACCGTCGTATCCGCGGACGACGCCGAATCGGCCCGCCGGGTCGCCCGCTGCGATGACCTCGGCCTGCCACTCCTGGCGGAAGCCGACGATCTCGTCGTGGCTGCGGCCGACGAAGTTCCACCACATGACGATCTCCTCGCCCAGTGGCTCCCCGCCGATCAGCAGCCCGCGTACGGCGGCGTCACCCGCGCGGATGACGAGCTCGTCGGATCCCTTGGGGACGTAGCACAGCTGGTCGGCAGCGACCACGACCCCGTTCAGCGCCGGCTCACCGGCGTCGATGAGCAGGCCGTGCTCGAAGGCAGGGTCCACCGGAAGTCGCACCTCGCCTCCGGCAGGTAGGTCGATCTGCGCCCCCACGAGCGGACTGAACGTCGTCAGGGGGGCCGACAGCCCCAGGAGCTCACCGAGGAAGACCCGGACGGTGGCGTCACCGTGCGTGAGCGGATGCGGCACGTAGTGCTCGAACAGCGGCTCGGTCCCGCGGCTCGCATCAGGCAACGCGACCCACAGCTGCACACCGTGCAAGCCGCGGGCATCCTCGGTCGAGACCTCTGAGTGCTGGATGCCCCGCCCTGCGGTCATCAGGTTCACCTGGCCGGGAACGATGTAGGCCAGGCTGCCCAGGGAGTCGCGGTGCTCGACCTTGCCTGCGTACAGCCAGCTGACGGTCTGCAGCCCGGTGTGCGGATGCGGACGGGTGTCCATGGTCCGCGCCGAGGCTGCCGGAGTGGGACCGAAGGAGTCCGCGAAGCACCATGCGCCGATGAGGCTGCGCGCGCGCTGCGGCAGGGTGCGCCGGACCATCAGCGCTCGCTGTCCTCCCAGCGGGACCTCACGCGGCTGCAGCAGCTCAGGACCAACAGCAGGCTCGGTCACGCTCACCTCTTCCTCAGGGTGCTGTTCACGGTTGCTCACGCGGAACCTCCCGACCCTCGTCACCCGGCGAGCCAGGAGCCGGCTCGTGGCCGGTGGAGCGAGCGGTGACGCTGCGGACCGCTTGCTCGAGGTCCTCGACGACGGTGACTCGTCCCCCGTCGCCGGGCTCGGGGTCCGGTACGAGCGCCTCCGGGTCGATGAGAAACACCTCGTGGTGATCCACCGTGAGTCGACGCGCGACCTCCAGCAGCATGCGTCGTGCCACGTCGTCGATCGAGTAGACCATGGTGAGATCCAGAGCCACCGCGACCTCGGGGGGTGCTGTGTCCAGGACCTCTCGCACGATCCGTTCGGCTCCGGCAAAGCGAATCCCACCCTGCAGCTGGAAGACCCGGACGGCATGTGGTCCGCCGCCCACCACGTGGTTGGAACGTACGACCGCGCGCGCGGAGGGCGGCACCTCCATCACGTGCAGACCCATGTCGGAGGAGAACCGCTCGAACAGCGTCACCCCGCGAACGCTGTTGCCGTGGGCGTCCAGCCGTGCCGAGAGGGTGGCGATCCCGATCTGGCCGGGCAGGGCGCCGATCAGGCCGCCGGAGACCCCGCTCTTCGCCGGAATGCCGACCTGCGTCGCCCAGTCACCGGCCGAGTCGTACATCCCGCAGGTGGCCATGACGCTCAGCACCTGACGCACCACCCGCTCGCCGACCACCTGCTCGCCCGAGACGGGGTTCACCCCTCGGTTGGCCAAGGTCGCGGCCATCATCGCCAGATCCCGCACGGTGACGAGCACGGAGCACTGGCGGGTGTAGCCGTCGACGACGGCCTGCGGGTCCTCGGTGAGGACGTCGTAGCTGCGGAGCATGTGCGCGATGGCCAGATTTCGATGGGCATGCTCCATCTCGGAGGCGTACACCCTCTCGTCGATGCTCAGCTGCCGGCCAGCGAAGGCGGACAGGCCGTCGATCACCCGCTCCACACGTCCCGCCGGGTCCCACTCCCTCGAGCCCGCCAGCGAGTGCGCGGTGAGGGCACCGGCGTTGATCATGGGATTGAGGGGGCGCCCGCTCCCACTCTCGAGGGAGATCTCGTTGAACGCCTCGCCCGAGGGTTCCACGCCGATCTTGGCGAGCACGGGGTCGAAGCCGCGATCTGCCAGGGCCAGCGCGTAGGCGAACGGTTTGGAGATCGACTGGATCGTGAACTCGGCATCCACGTCGCCGGCGCCGTAGATCTTGCCGTCGAGGGTGGCGAAGACGACGCCGAGACGACCCGGATCGGCCGCCGCGAGCTCGGGGATGTACCCCGCCAGCTGCCCGGAGACGTCGGGCGCGACCTCTGCCAGCGCCTCGGTCAGGTAGTCAGGAATGACTGATCGCATCGATCCGCTCCTTCATGCTCCGCCTCGTGCGGCCCGGGTGGCGAGGGCGATGTCCGCCGGGGTCGGCCGGCGGAACACGCCGCCCCGGGCGATGAACTCACCACCGTGCACCTTCAGGTGCCGGGCGAACACTGGGCACACCGGCACGACGGTGAGGTTCCTGCGAATGCTGTCGTCGAGCGCCTCGCGGACCAGCAGTCCCGCGAGACCGCGCCCACCGAACTCCTCGACCACCTCGGTGTGGAAGAAGATCCGGTCGTTGCCCGCGTCCGGAGCGTCGACGAAGACGGCACGCCCCACGGTCGTCTCTCCGTCCAGGCTCAGGGTGTAGGCGCTGACATGGCTGCCGGTCTCGAGCTTGACCTGCACGGTCGCACCCGACTTGTCGGTGAGTGTCTTGGTCATGTGGTGGTCCTCTCGTGTGGCGTCGCGTTGCGTGGCACGTCAGTCCTTGGCCGTCGACTCAGGCACGCCGTAGACCAGCGGCACGTACTCACGATGCCGTCCGATCCAGCCCTTGATGAACGGACACAGCGGCATGACCTTGCGTCGGCCTGCTGCGCGGACGTCGTCCAGCGAATCGGGCGAGGGCCGAGCCGACGCCCTTGCCCTCGAACCGGCGCTCGACGTCGGTGTGGGTGAAGACGATCAGCTCGTCGGTGAGGAGGTACTCAGCGAAGCCGGCGGCTTCGCCGCCGATGCTCGCTCGGTAGCGCAGGCGGTCGGGGTCATGGACCACGTGGATGTCTGTCATTTCGGTCCTCCGGCGCTCAGTCGAGGAAGGACAGCAACGCGGAGTTGACGTCGTCCGCGTGCGTCCAGAGCAGCCCGTGCGGAGCGCCTTCGATCTCGACGTACTCGGCGTCCGGGAGGAGGTGGCGGAAGCGTCGGGCCGTGGCATCGATCGGCAGGATGCGGTCCGCGGTCCCATGCAGGATCAGGGCCGGCTTGCCGCTGGCCCGGACCGCCTCGACATCGCCGCGGAAGTCCTCGATCCATGAGGAGACGACGGCGTAGGCCGCCGCTGGAGCACTGGAGACCGCGACGTTCCAGCTGCCGGTGACGGCCTCCTGGCCGATCCGGCTGCCGAGGTTCTCCTCGAGGTTGTAGAAGTCGGCGAAGAACCGGGTGAACCATGCGTAGCGGTCCTGCCACGCGGCGGCCTCGATCCCCTCGAAGACCTCTCTCGGCAACCCCTCCGGGTTGTCCTCCGTGGCGAGGAGGAACGGCTCCAGCGAGGCGAGGAACGCGAGCTTCGCGATCCGCTGGTGGCCGTACCGCGAGACGTAGCGAGCAAGCTCCCCCGTGCCCATGGAGAAGCCGACCAGCACGACCTCGTCGAGGTCGAGGGTCTCCAGCAGGGTGGACAGATCGGCGGCGAACGTGTCGTAGTCGTAGCCGGAGCCGGGCTTGGAGGACTGACCGAAACCACGGCGGTCGTAGGTGATGACGCGGTATCCGGCGGCGAGCAGCGCGCGCGCCTGGCGCTCCCAGCTGTGACCGTCCAAGGGGTATCCGTGGATGAGGACCACAGGCTGTCCTGCACCCTGGTCCTCGTAGTAGAGCTCGATGGCGGTGCTGTTCTCGTTTCCGACGGTGATGTATCCCATGAGGTGGTTCCTTTCCGTTGCTGGGTGTCAGTGGTGGGGTCGGCTAGCAGCGGGTGAGCGCCCTCGACCGCGAGGCGCTTGCGGCACTCGCCAGGCCGAGGGGGGCGGTGTCCCGCATCGCGCACAGGAGCGCCTCCCTGAAGGAGCGAGCGTCCTGGAAGCGGTCCTCCCGCCTCTTGGCGAGCGCCTTCGCGAGTACGGCGTCGAGTGCCGGGAGCCCCGTCGGGACCTGCGCGGGCTCCTCGTGGACGTGCTGGTAGGCGACAGCCACGGGGTCGTCGCCCACGAAGGGTGGGCGCCCGGTCAGGAGCTCGTGGAGCACGCAGCCTGCGGAGTAGAGGTCGCTGCGGGCGTCGGCGGTCTGTCCCCGTGCCTGCTCCGGAGAGAGGTACGAGGGAGTTCCGAGGAACACCTGGGCCTGGGTGAGCGTCGCGGCCGGGCCCTGGGCACTCGAGATGCCGAAGTCCACGAGCTTGACCGCATCCTCGGGCGTGATCATCACGTTCGCCGGTTTGATGTCGCGATGGACGACGCCCGCACGGTGACTGACGTCGAGCGCCGCGAGGATCCCGACCTGGTAGTGGATGGCCTCGTCGCGGGTCAGTGGGCGCATCCTGAGCAGGTCGCGCAACGACCGCCCCGCGACGTACTCCATGACGATGAACGGCACCCGGACCGTGCCCGCCGAGCCGTCGTCGACCTCCTCGTGCCCGGTGTCGTAGACCGCGACGATCGCGGGATGACTGAGACCAGCCACGGTCATCGCTTCGCGCCGGAGGCGGGACCGGAACAGAGGATCTCGTGCCAGGTCCTTGCGCAGCATCTTGATGGCCACCGCGCGGCCCGAGCGGGTGTCGCGACCTCGATGGACCTCGGCCGTGGCGCCGAAGCCGATGACCTCACCCAGCTCGTACCGACCGGCGA includes the following:
- a CDS encoding response regulator transcription factor → MSGTAATGGGRAGVRIMIADDDAAIRESLERVLQVEGYDTSTVANGLAVLEGVGGAGGDTLDLLILDVMMPRLGGLETCRRLRAADRDLPVLMLTARDQVSDRVAGLDAGADDYLPKPFATEELLARVRALLRRRTPADEEAQILSFADVRLDPDRFEAWRGERQLRLTRTEFSLLQVLMGNATRVLTRDMLFEAIWGFDMSATANNLQVYVSYLRRKMEAEGEPRLIYTRRGLGYTLRETPP
- a CDS encoding monooxygenase; this encodes MRSDLRRKLGAAAMALATVFAVAACSSDGDNSAQPVQPAAPPGSHSAHGGEAPAPPQPLRAGERFVELKMAEAYTPAPPEGAIDEYRCQVLDPDLTEVAFLTGTQVMPENLAIAHHGIVYAVPPGDAAAVREQDAKTPGLGWRCFGGTGVEGADVEDDDEGSDPGAAWVDTWAPGAAETLLDQDAGYKLEPGSLIVFQMHYNLLATDGEPGGSDRSGVRLRLTDGTPQTRELETWSLDAPTDLPCAADESGPLCDRTASIADVTKRFGPEVGEFADEQVEECNEGGEPLPGDTQTCDHEVEEPVTVFAGFGHMHMLGRSLKVELNPGTPDAKVLLDVPQFDFDNQRMAKLPEPVEVDPGDILRVTCTHDVGLRKQVGQLSKLPPRYVVWGDGTGDEMCIGIMTVSPREP
- a CDS encoding pirin family protein; this encodes MTEPAVGPELLQPREVPLGGQRALMVRRTLPQRARSLIGAWCFADSFGPTPAASARTMDTRPHPHTGLQTVSWLYAGKVEHRDSLGSLAYIVPGQVNLMTAGRGIQHSEVSTEDARGLHGVQLWVALPDASRGTEPLFEHYVPHPLTHGDATVRVFLGELLGLSAPLTTFSPLVGAQIDLPAGGEVRLPVDPAFEHGLLIDAGEPALNGVVVAADQLCYVPKGSDELVIRAGDAAVRGLLIGGEPLGEEIVMWWNFVGRSHDEIVGFRQEWQAEVIAAGDPAGRFGVVRGYDGDPLPAPVLPNAALQPRH
- a CDS encoding glutaminase; translation: MRSVIPDYLTEALAEVAPDVSGQLAGYIPELAAADPGRLGVVFATLDGKIYGAGDVDAEFTIQSISKPFAYALALADRGFDPVLAKIGVEPSGEAFNEISLESGSGRPLNPMINAGALTAHSLAGSREWDPAGRVERVIDGLSAFAGRQLSIDERVYASEMEHAHRNLAIAHMLRSYDVLTEDPQAVVDGYTRQCSVLVTVRDLAMMAATLANRGVNPVSGEQVVGERVVRQVLSVMATCGMYDSAGDWATQVGIPAKSGVSGGLIGALPGQIGIATLSARLDAHGNSVRGVTLFERFSSDMGLHVMEVPPSARAVVRSNHVVGGGPHAVRVFQLQGGIRFAGAERIVREVLDTAPPEVAVALDLTMVYSIDDVARRMLLEVARRLTVDHHEVFLIDPEALVPDPEPGDGGRVTVVEDLEQAVRSVTARSTGHEPAPGSPGDEGREVPREQP
- a CDS encoding GNAT family N-acetyltransferase, producing MTKTLTDKSGATVQVKLETGSHVSAYTLSLDGETTVGRAVFVDAPDAGNDRIFFHTEVVEEFGGRGLAGLLVREALDDSIRRNLTVVPVCPVFARHLKVHGGEFIARGGVFRRPTPADIALATRAARGGA
- a CDS encoding GNAT family N-acetyltransferase encodes the protein MTDIHVVHDPDRLRYRASIGGEAAGFAEYLLTDELIVFTHTDVERRFEGKGVGSALARFAGRRPRSRPTQGHAAVSVHQGLDRTAS
- a CDS encoding alpha/beta fold hydrolase, giving the protein MGYITVGNENSTAIELYYEDQGAGQPVVLIHGYPLDGHSWERQARALLAAGYRVITYDRRGFGQSSKPGSGYDYDTFAADLSTLLETLDLDEVVLVGFSMGTGELARYVSRYGHQRIAKLAFLASLEPFLLATEDNPEGLPREVFEGIEAAAWQDRYAWFTRFFADFYNLEENLGSRIGQEAVTGSWNVAVSSAPAAAYAVVSSWIEDFRGDVEAVRASGKPALILHGTADRILPIDATARRFRHLLPDAEYVEIEGAPHGLLWTHADDVNSALLSFLD
- a CDS encoding protein kinase domain-containing protein; this translates as MSTDRVIAGRYELGEVIGFGATAEVHRGRDTRSGRAVAIKMLRKDLARDPLFRSRLRREAMTVAGLSHPAIVAVYDTGHEEVDDGSAGTVRVPFIVMEYVAGRSLRDLLRMRPLTRDEAIHYQVGILAALDVSHRAGVVHRDIKPANVMITPEDAVKLVDFGISSAQGPAATLTQAQVFLGTPSYLSPEQARGQTADARSDLYSAGCVLHELLTGRPPFVGDDPVAVAYQHVHEEPAQVPTGLPALDAVLAKALAKRREDRFQDARSFREALLCAMRDTAPLGLASAASASRSRALTRC